The following coding sequences lie in one Apium graveolens cultivar Ventura chromosome 3, ASM990537v1, whole genome shotgun sequence genomic window:
- the LOC141712160 gene encoding kinesin-like protein NACK1 yields the protein MTVRTPGTPVSKIDRTPVSTPGGTKSREEKIVVTVRLRPLNKREQSAKDHVAWECVEDQTIVYKPLANERVAHQPASFTFDKVFGPASFTETVYEEGVKNVALSALMGINATIFAYGQTSSGKTYTMRGITERAVYDIYRHILDNPERDFRIKISGIEIYNENVRDLLNSESGRNLKLLDDPEKGTVVEKLVEETAKDDQHLRNLISICEAQRQVGETALNDTSSRSHQIIRLTIESTLRANSDCVRSYVASLNFVDLAGSERASQTNSDGVRLREGCHINLSLMTLTTVIRKLSVGKRSGHIPYRDSKLTRILQHSLGGNARTAIICTLSPASSHVEQSRNTLYFATRAKEVVNNAQVNMVVSDKQLIKHLQKEVARLEAVHTPDLPTEKDYKIQQMEKEIEELRIQRDLAQSQVDELRRKLQEEPQVLKPAGSRSPTVKKCLSFSGTLSPNLAGKEPGHSEKMRNTTGRQTMRQSSTAPFTLMHEIKKLEHLQEQLGEEANRALEVLQKEVACHRQGNQDAAETIAKLQAEIKDMCAVRPAPKVKVENNKSISANLKDEITRLHSQGSNIAGLEEQLENVQKSIDKLVMSLPSNADQQCTAETSLKTKNHSKKKKLLPLASTNTTNRQNFIRSPCSPLSSMKQVFDSETENRAPEYDDNLSNGTPLVSGKDTPTKSEDGGDVSSKEGTPYRRTSSVNMRKMQKMFQNAAEENVRSIREYVTQLKERVAKLQYQKQLLVCQVLELEANEEAGYDLENDENMPEIQEESPISWTVTFREQRKQIIDLWDVCFVSIIHRTQFYLLFKGDPSDQIYMEVELRRLNWLQQHLAEIGNATPACTGDEPTISVSSSLRALKREREFLAKRLSVRLSMEEREALYIKWEVPLEGKHRKLQFINKLWTDPHDDRHVQESAEIVANLVGFRQSGNLSKEMFELNFVLPSDKKPWIMGWTNPISNLLHL from the exons ATGACTGTTAGAACCCCTGGAACACCAGTTTCGAAAATAGATAGGACACCTGTATCCACTCCTGGAGGGACCAAAAGTAGAGAAGAGAAAATAGTTGTAACAGTAAGGTTGAGGCCATTGAATAAAAGGGAGCAATCAGCAAAGGATCATGTGGCGTGGGAATGCGTTGAAGATCAAACTATTGTTTACAAGCCATTGGCTAATGAGCGCGTAGCTCATCAGCCTGCCTCATTCACATTCG ATAAAGTCTTCGGTCCTGCTTCTTTTACTGAAACAGTGTATGAGGAGGGAGTAAAGAATGTTGCGTTGTCTGCTCTAATGGGGATTAATG CAACTATTTTTGCATATGGTCAAACTAGCAGTGGAAAGACATATACAATGAGAGGAATTACGGAGAGAGCTGTTTATGATATTTACAGGCATATACTCGAT AATCCAGAGAGAGATTTCCGAATAAAAATTTCAGGAATTGAAATCTATAATGAGAATGTCAGGGACTTGTTAAATTCTGAGTCTGGGCGCAATCTAAAGCTTCTAGATGATCCAGAG AAAGGAACTGTGGTTGAGAAGTTAGTAGAGGAAACAGCAAAAGATGACCAACATTTAAGAAATTTGATCAGCATTTGTGAGG CTCAGAGGCAAGTAGGTGAAACTGCCCTTAATGATACTAGCTCCAGGTCACACCAGATAATAAGGCTG ACAATTGAAAGCACACTTCGTGCAAATTCAGATTGTGTTAGATCTTATGTTGCGAGTTTG AACTTTGTAGACTTAGCCGGAAGTGAAAGAGCCTCACAGACAAATTCAGATGGGGTTCGGCTCAGAGAAGGATGCCATATTAACCTCAGTTTGATGACTCTTACAACAGTAATCAGAAAGCTTAG TGTTGGAAAACGAAGCGGTCATATACCATACCGAGACTCAAAGCTCACACGAATATTGCAGCACTCACTTGGTGGTAATGCACGCACTGCTATCATTTGCACTTTGAGTCCAGCATCCAGCCACGTGGAGCAATCCCGAAACACACTCTACTTTGCCACCCGAGCTAAGGAAGTGGTAAACAATGCCCAAGTAAACATG gTTGTCTCAGACAAGCAACTAATTAAGCATTTACAGAAGGAAGTAGCCAGACTAGAAGCTGTGCACACACCAGATCTACCAACTGAAAAAGATTACAAAATCCAGCAG ATGGAGAAAGAAATAGAGGAATTGAGGATTCAAAGAGATCTCGCACAGTCTCAAGTTGATGAGTTGCGCCGAAAACTTCAGGAAGAACCACAG GTTTTAAAGCCAGCTGGGTCACGCAGTCCAACTGTAAAAAAGTGCCTCTCATTTTCTGGGACCTTGTCGCCCAACCTTGCTGGCAAAGAACCGGGACATTCTGAAAAGATGAGAAATACAACCGGAAGACAGACAATGAGGCAATCATCCACTGCTCCTTTCACACTTATGCATGAGATTAAAAAACTTGAGCACCTTCAGGAACAGCTTGGAGAGGAAGCAAATCGCGCACTAGAAGTACTTCAGAAAGAGGTTGCTTGTCATAGACAAGGTAACCAGGATGCTGCAGAGACAATTGCCAAGCTACAAGCTGAAATAAAGGATATGTGTGCTGTTCGACCAGCCCCTAAAGTTAAAGTTGAAAATAACAAAAGTATCAGTGCCAACCTAAAGGATGAAATAACTAGACTTCACTCGCAAGGAAGTAATATTGCAGGTCTGGAGGAGCAGCTAGAAAACGTTCAGAAGTCTATTGACAAATTAGTAATGTCTCTTCCAAGCAATGCAGACCAACAGTGTACCGCTGAAACATCTTTGAAAACCAAAAATCATTCTAAAAAGAAGAAGTTGCTTCCTCTAGCATCAACCAACACAACAAATCGACAGAACTTCATAAGATCTCCATGTTCACCATTGTCATCAATGAAACAAGTGTTTGATTCTGAGACCGAAAACAGAGCTCCAGAATATGATGACAATTTGTCCAATGGAACTCCATTAGTTTCGGGAAAAGATACTCCAACAAAAAGTGAGGATGGTGGCGATGTCTCATCAAAAGAAGGTACTCCATATCGGCGTACAAGTTCTGTCAACATGAGGAAAATGCAGAAGATGTTTCAAAATGCAGCAGAAGAGAATGTTAGAAGTATAAGAGAATATGTTACACAGCTTAAAGAACGTGTTGCCAAACTCCAGTATCAAAAGCAATTACTTGTTTGCCAG GTGCTTGAGCTGGAGGCAAATGAAGAAGCAGGGTATGACTTGGAGAATGATGAGAACATGCCTGAAATACAAGAAGAGTCCCCAATATCATGGACTGTAACTTTTAGGGAACAAAGGAAGCAAATCATTGATCTATGGGATGTTTGTTTTGTCTCTATTATTCACAGGACTCAGTTCTACTTGTTATTTAAAGGAGACCCTTCAGATCAGATATATATGGAAGTAGAACTTAGGCGATTAAATTGGCTGCAGCAGCACTTGGCTGAAATTGGTAATGCGACCCCAGCTTGTACAGGAGATGAGCCCACAATCTCAGTTTCTTCAAG TCTTAGAGCATTGAAGCGCGAAAGAGAGTTTCTTGCAAAAAGATTGAGTGTTCGTCTCAGTATGGAGGAAAGAGAAGCTTTGTACATAAAATGGGAAGTTCCATTAGAAGGGAAGCACAGGAAGCTGCAGTTCATAAACAAGCTTTGGACAGATCCTCATGATGACAGGCATGTCCAGGAGAGTGCTGAGATAGTGGCAAACCTTGTAGGTTTCCGTCAGAGTGGAAACTTGTCCAAGGAGATGTTTGAACTGAACTTTGTACTTCCATCTGACAAAAAACCGTGGATAATGGGTTGGACCAACCCTATCTCAAATCTTCTCCATTTGTGA
- the LOC141712161 gene encoding non-specific lipid-transfer protein 2 codes for MKAFSCIAVCAVLVLLVCEAQIAVAVTCNPSQLAPCSSAITSDKPPSRLCCVRITQQRPCLCQYLKNPNLKKFVSSPNARKIASTCKVAYPRC; via the coding sequence ATGAAGGCATTTTCATGCATTGCAGTGTGTGCTGTGCTAGTGCTTCTTGTGTGTGAAGCACAGATTGCGGTAGCTGTGACATGCAACCCATCTCAGCTGGCCCCTTGTTCAAGCGCCATCACATCTGACAAACCTCCGTCAAGACTTTGCTGCGTCAGGATTACTCAACAGAGGCCTTGCCTATGCCAGTACCTTAAGAATCCGAATCTCAAGAAGTTTGTCAGCTCTCCCAATGCTAGGAAAATTGCTAGCACCTGTAAGGTTGCTTACCCCAGGTGCTAG
- the LOC141714141 gene encoding uncharacterized protein LOC141714141, producing the protein MTIISDHHESIIKAVSKVYPEIPHGFCIFHLLSNIKSKFKKNLKKVKESFFSAENAYTIKKFEYHMRELDKVDSRIRTFLEEVGYDKWARVHSPNNRYSNLTSSITESLNSVIIAIRELPICTMLESLRALIQKWSWSNRNIANATLTRLTNKFEDILKDNYLYSINLTVHPINNVLFKVHNDDRKAIVDIGLRTCTCNRFQLDQLPCAHVITVLQKANHDPYDYCSPNFTKEAMIHAYEETLFPVGHKDTWEVPENIKSMALYPPQGRVRVGRPKKRRYKASWEMNAKQREQVKYGSCNQYGHI; encoded by the exons ATGACTATAATATCTGATCATCATGAGAGCATAATAAAAGCTGTCAGCAAAGTGTATCCGGAGATACCACATGGATTTTGCATCTTTCATCTCCTGAGCAACATTAAAAgtaagttcaagaagaacttaaAAAAGGTTAAAGAGTCTTTCTTCTCAGCGGAAAATGCATACACTATTAAAAAGTTTGAGTATCACATGAGAGAACTTGATAAGGTTGACAGCAGAATAAGAACATTTTTGGAAGAAGTTGGGTATGACAAATGGGCAAGAGTTCATTCACCAAATAACAGGTACTCAAACTTAACATCCAGCATTACTGAATCTTTAAATTCTGTAATCATAGCAATTCGAGAACTCCCAATTTGTACTATGCTAGAGAGTTTGCGTGCTTTGATCCAAAAATGGAGTTGGAGCAATAGAAATATAGCAAATGCAACCTTGACAAGACTGACCAATAAGTTTGAAGATATCTTGAAAGATAATTACCTATACTCCATTAATTTGACG GTGCATCCGATAAATAATGTTTTATTTAAAGTTCACAATGATGATAGAAAAGCTATAGTTGATATTGGTTTAAGAACCTGCACATGCAATAGATTTCAACTGGACCAACTTCCTTGTGCCCATGTAATTACTGTTTTACAAAAGGCTAATCATGATCCATATGATTATTGTTCACCAAATTTCACAAAGGAAGCAATGATTCATGCATATGAAGAGACATTGTTCCCTGTTGGTCACAAAGACACGTGGGAAGTACCCGAAAATATCAAGTCAATGGCACTATATCCTCCACAAGGACGAGTAAGAGTGGGCAGACCAAAAAAAAGAAGATACAAAGCTTCTTGGGAGATGAATGCAAAACAACGTGAACAAGTCAAATACGGGAGTTGCAATCAATATGGACATATATGA